In one window of Ruminococcus hominis DNA:
- the def gene encoding peptide deformylase, with translation MAIREIRVVGDDILTKKCKEVKMITPRTETLIFDMLDTMYEEMGVGLAAPQVGILKRIVVIDIGEGPIIMINPEILETSGEQTGEEGCLSLPGKYGIVTRPNHVKVRFQDEHMDTVEMEGEGLLARAFCHEIDHLEGKMYMELAEDGIHDNKYTEEDYLNEEE, from the coding sequence ATGGCAATCAGAGAAATTCGTGTAGTTGGAGACGATATTTTAACAAAGAAATGTAAAGAGGTAAAAATGATAACTCCGCGTACAGAGACATTAATATTTGATATGTTAGATACAATGTACGAAGAGATGGGAGTTGGACTTGCTGCACCACAGGTTGGAATTTTGAAAAGAATCGTAGTAATTGATATCGGAGAAGGACCAATCATTATGATTAATCCTGAAATTCTTGAGACATCAGGGGAGCAGACCGGAGAAGAGGGATGCTTAAGCCTTCCGGGAAAATATGGTATTGTGACAAGGCCAAACCATGTGAAGGTTCGTTTTCAAGATGAGCACATGGATACTGTAGAGATGGAAGGAGAGGGACTCCTTGCCAGAGCATTCTGTCATGAGATTGACCATCTGGAAGGAAAGATGTATATGGAACTGGCAGAAGATGGAATCCATGACAATAAATATACTGAGGAAGATTATTTGAACGAGGAGGAATAG
- the priA gene encoding replication restart helicase PriA — MFANIIVDITHEKLDKIFQYRVPSHMEGELSIGMEVLVPFGKGNRMTKGYVVDFTENCDYDLSKVKEIAEISRKGMAIEGKLVALAAWMKENYGGTMIQALKTVLPIKQKEQAKVKKKVRLLLNEEEGKTKLDFYLHKNQKARARLLAALLDEPVLDYELINKKLNITLNVVRALEEQGVLSIESEQVYRNPIQNRKQQEKDICYTVEQKNAIECFWGDYQRQQYGTYLIHGVTGSGKTEVYMEMIARVAAKGRQAIVLIPEIALTFQTVMRFYRRFGDRVSIMNSRLSAGERYDQMMRAKAGEIDVMIGPRSALFTPFPNLGLIVIDEEHENTYKSEQIPRYHTRETAIARAKLEQASVILGSATPSVEAMYRAKHGEYKLLELHNRSGNQEMAKVHVVDLREELREGNRSILSRKLQQMIADRLQKKEQIMLFLNRRGYAGFISCRECGFVVKCPHCDVSLSYHRNGKMVCHYCGYEQERVQICPECGSRHIGEFKAGTQQIEEVVKKHFPEARVLRMDLDTTRSKDGHEKILAAFANEEADILVGTQMIVKGHDFPNVTLVGILAADMSLYSNDYRAGERTFQLLTQAAGRAGRGAKKGEALIQTYSPKHYAIVTAAAQDYEAFYEEEIHYRELMGYPPVDNLLAILVSCEKEALLETGCKYLKEFAVRIRGAEEVAIIGPASPGIGKINDVYRKVLYLKTEKYDTLIKMKNKLEQYIEVNPGFNPMRIQFDFNPMHIS, encoded by the coding sequence GTGTTTGCAAATATTATTGTAGATATCACACACGAAAAGTTAGATAAGATTTTTCAATATAGAGTCCCCTCCCATATGGAAGGGGAACTTTCTATCGGTATGGAAGTTTTGGTGCCATTTGGAAAAGGAAATCGTATGACAAAAGGTTATGTGGTGGATTTTACGGAAAACTGCGATTATGATTTGTCAAAGGTTAAGGAAATTGCCGAGATTTCAAGAAAAGGCATGGCAATTGAAGGAAAGCTGGTCGCATTGGCAGCCTGGATGAAGGAGAATTACGGTGGAACTATGATTCAGGCACTCAAAACCGTACTTCCGATAAAACAGAAAGAGCAGGCAAAGGTTAAGAAAAAGGTTCGTCTTTTATTAAATGAAGAAGAAGGGAAAACAAAGCTGGATTTTTATTTACATAAGAATCAGAAAGCGAGAGCGAGACTTCTTGCAGCACTTCTCGATGAACCAGTTTTAGATTATGAGCTTATTAATAAAAAGTTAAATATTACACTGAATGTTGTTCGAGCTTTGGAAGAACAAGGTGTGCTTTCAATAGAGTCAGAACAGGTATACCGAAATCCGATACAGAATCGAAAACAACAAGAGAAGGACATTTGCTATACAGTTGAGCAGAAGAATGCGATAGAGTGTTTTTGGGGAGACTATCAGAGACAACAATATGGAACATATCTGATTCATGGTGTTACCGGAAGCGGTAAGACAGAGGTGTATATGGAAATGATTGCAAGAGTGGCAGCCAAAGGGCGGCAGGCAATTGTTCTGATCCCTGAAATTGCATTGACATTTCAGACTGTGATGAGGTTCTATCGAAGATTTGGTGACAGGGTATCTATCATGAATTCAAGATTGTCCGCAGGTGAGCGATATGACCAAATGATGCGGGCGAAGGCAGGAGAGATTGATGTGATGATAGGTCCGCGTTCCGCATTGTTTACGCCATTTCCTAATCTTGGATTGATAGTAATTGATGAAGAACATGAGAATACATACAAAAGTGAACAGATTCCACGATATCATACAAGGGAGACTGCAATCGCCAGAGCAAAACTGGAACAGGCAAGTGTCATATTAGGATCTGCAACTCCGTCTGTGGAGGCAATGTACCGTGCAAAGCATGGAGAATATAAATTATTGGAGCTTCATAATCGTTCCGGCAATCAGGAGATGGCTAAAGTTCATGTAGTAGATTTGAGAGAGGAATTGCGGGAAGGCAATCGTTCAATCTTGAGCAGAAAATTACAGCAGATGATTGCAGACAGGCTGCAAAAAAAAGAACAGATTATGCTCTTTTTGAATCGACGTGGTTATGCCGGATTTATTTCCTGCAGGGAATGTGGATTTGTTGTAAAATGTCCACATTGTGATGTATCATTATCGTATCACCGCAATGGGAAAATGGTTTGTCATTATTGTGGGTATGAACAAGAAAGAGTACAGATATGTCCGGAATGTGGTTCCAGACACATTGGAGAATTTAAAGCCGGAACACAGCAGATAGAAGAAGTGGTGAAGAAACATTTCCCAGAGGCCAGGGTGCTGCGTATGGATCTGGATACGACCCGGTCAAAGGACGGACATGAGAAAATTCTGGCGGCATTTGCAAATGAAGAGGCAGATATTTTAGTTGGAACGCAAATGATTGTAAAAGGGCATGATTTTCCAAATGTAACGCTGGTTGGAATCCTGGCAGCAGATATGTCATTGTATTCAAATGATTATCGTGCAGGAGAGCGGACATTTCAGCTTCTGACTCAGGCAGCGGGACGAGCCGGACGTGGAGCAAAAAAAGGAGAAGCTCTTATTCAGACATACAGTCCAAAGCATTACGCAATTGTTACAGCGGCAGCACAGGATTATGAGGCATTTTACGAGGAAGAAATCCACTATCGTGAACTTATGGGGTATCCGCCTGTGGATAACTTACTCGCAATTCTCGTAAGCTGTGAAAAAGAAGCACTTTTGGAAACCGGCTGTAAATATCTGAAAGAATTTGCAGTTCGGATAAGAGGTGCAGAAGAAGTAGCGATTATAGGACCGGCCAGTCCGGGAATTGGAAAAATCAATGATGTATATCGTAAAGTGCTCTATCTCAAAACGGAAAAATATGATACATTGATAAAGATGAAAAATAAATTGGAACAATATATTGAAGTGAATCCTGGATTCAATCCGATGCGAATCCAGTTTGATTTCAATCCGATGCATATTTCATAA